One stretch of Lemur catta isolate mLemCat1 chromosome 2, mLemCat1.pri, whole genome shotgun sequence DNA includes these proteins:
- the CCDC28A gene encoding coiled-coil domain-containing protein 28A yields MKYRGRRRATLEKQEEAGLPPGHGGSASLRHFRKQRLLRRRGSQDVMRALAAAEVVVSETPGPLQVEEGGPDPLLLQVLRSWPWCKKDLKTMEERKVKRRSPKSFSAHCTQVVNAKKNAIPVSKSTGFSNPVSQSTSQRPKLKRVTKEKTKPQGGEGKGAQSTPIQHSFLTDVSDVQEMERGLLSLLNDFHSGKLQAFGNECSIEQMEHVRGMQEKLARLNLELYGELEELPEDKRKTASDSNLDRLLSDLEELNTSIQKLHLADAQDVPNTSTS; encoded by the exons ATGAAGTACCGAGGCCGGAGACGAGCGACACTGGAGAAGCAGGAAGAGGCGGGGCTCCCGCCAGGGCACGGAGGCTCCGCCTCCTTGCGTCATTTCCGTAAACAAAGGCTGCTGCGGAGGCGCGGGTCTCAGGATGTGATGCGAGCTTTAGCTGCAGCTGAGGTAGTAGTTTCAGAGACTCCTGGACCTTTGCAGGTTGAGGAAGGGGGCCCCGATCCCCTTCTTCTTCAG GTCTTAAGAAGCTGGCCTTGGTGCAAAAAGGATCTCAAAACAATGGAAGAGCGCAAAGTGAAGAGGAGGAGTCCTAAGTCTTTTAGTGCCCACTGTACTCAGGTTGTTAATGCCAAAAAAAATGCCATTCCAGTTAGTAAAAGCACAGGGTTTTCAAATCCTGTATCACAGTCAACGTCACAGCGACCAAAGTTAAAAag AGTGACAAAAGAAAAGACCAAACCACAGGGCGGAGAAGGAAAAGGTGCTCAGTCAACTCCAATACAGCATTCCTTCCTCACTGACGTCTCAGATGTTCAGGAGATGGAGAGAGGGCTTCTAAGTCTTTTGAATGATTTCCATTCTGGAAAACTTCAAGCATTTG GAAATGAATGTTCCATTGAACAGATGGAACATGTTCGGGGAATGCAGGAGAAATTAGCTCGCTTGAATTTGGAGCTCTATGGGGAGTTAGAGGAACTTcctgaagataaaagaaaaacagccaGTGACTCCAATCTGGATAGGCTTCTGTCTGAT TTAGAAGAATTGAATACTTCCAT ACAAAAACTTCATTTGGCAGATGCACAAGATGTTCCAAATACTTCTACTAGCTAA